TCTTACAGACTTGTGAAAATGGTAGTCAGCAATTTCCATCCACGTCTCATTCTCCTCAGAGCCGTAACTGGAGTCTTTTCTTAGTAGTCCAAGGTCATTTAATGCCAGGAAACATTCCCCTGCACCATTTATGAAGGCCAGACAGTGAATTCGAGTGATGGCTGCACATTCCAGTGAGGCTCCATTCTTATCTACACGCATCCAGACATGATCTGAAATGTGCAAGGACAAATCCTGCTCCtcataatgtttttgttgctTCAGGGGACCTGGTAGTCTCATTAATTCCTCCTCGAGGGACACTAGTAGGTCCTCTATGTCCCTATAATCAGTTGTTCCAAACTTCAGCAGCTGCTCTACCTCTGGCTCGTGAGCTCCTTCAGATTTAGGGTTATACCGCTTTCGTTCTACATACGACACGTGCTCAATCTTCAAGGTTGCGATCTTGCGTGGCTCGCCATAGCTTTCGAGTTTTGGGCCTGAAAGTGAGCAGTTTGAATTGAGCTGAAACTCTTTGAAAGGTTTCTCCAAGCCCTTCACGTAATACATTTGCAGCACGGCTCCTGGGAGCAATTGCAAATATATGGGACCCCAATGGCGAGACGACATGCGATTTTTCTTCTCAGGAATCCTGAGCATTAAGGGCCAGCCATGCCTCCTCTGGCTAAGGAACAATCCCTGAGGAACAAAGGAGGAAAGACCTCTTCCTACATCCGTATCCTCCGATAAATCTTTTCTCTgtattttctctttctctgtatTTCCTTTCTCCTGGCCCTCCTTTGCTTTTAACTGCTCTAGCTTATGACAAATGTAAGAGTAGGAGTTATGAAGGTGGTCCTGCGATGGCTCATAACCATCTTTGCTGCGGATAAAGAAGCGAGGCAAGCTAGAGTCTGGCTCCGAGTCTGAAGAGGAACTTTCAGAATCACTCTTGTGCATGGTGTTATCAAAAAATGGGCTAAAGTGACCCACATCATCTTGGAATGCTGGAAAGACACTTGAAACATCAGAAGACAACTGTGTGTCAATGGATGAGATACCAGTTGATGTGCTGGGGAAACTCATAAAGAAGTCCGGTTGTCCCAAAGAGCCGTAATTAAAAGGAGATGAGCCAGTTGGAGTCTCTTTTACTGGAGTGCACATTGGAGTGTTGCTGGGCACACATGAGCTTCCATTGAAGCTAAAGTGCAGATGAGGAGATTCTTGAGTGCTGGATAACCTCCTTGCCGTATTTCCCAATGGAGGTAACGTCAGCTTTAAGCCACTGGGCCGAGGTATTGACCCTGAGTTTGATGATGGAGAGTGCAAGCTTTTCTGAGGTGAGGGTATAGGGGTGCTTTCATCTCCAAATGTCACCCAGTTTGTTGGATGGTTCATGGAGGACATTGTATTTGACAATGGTTGAACAAAGCAGCCTTTTCAGAATTTCTCTTCTGGATTCTGGAATCTCAGTCAATCCCACCAGAGGGCTTATCTGTATGAAAAGAGCAGAAACATCAATGAGATTTCTAAAATAAGTTTAAAAGACTATATAGTATTTACTTTAATGAAGAGTACACTGATGGACTTGATGGGTCTGCAAAAACATCATTAGACAAATGACAAAAAGCCATTGTCATCTATACCTCCTCAATGAGATACTTAGCTTTTGAGTACCCAAATTAGAAATCTCACAACCCATCGTCCTGTCATTTTGAGGCATCAGAAGTTGTACTGGTATTTTTCCTGAAGAAGTCCTCTTTTGTGCATTTTCCCCAATCTGTCTCCCAATCTATTCAAATCTAATTACCAGATTAGTGTTACtgttgctgacctccactctgaccgaggagagccgtgaccacatgaccaacacacacaccctcccgTCACGTGCATCGTTTCGCCTGCAGGATGCAGGTTGATATGGTTCTCAGTCTTGCGTAAGAAGAGTCActcactgatccccattatcccccgtctctgtgcaagcaccatcgatcagccctcagaggccgtaattgttatgaggaatcccctccggcattcAGCTCAAAGGACAAGCCAGTTATTGtccgtgtaggtgcccagcctgtcgGTGAGCTCGAGATGTTAGTTcttgtgtgctagtgtgttttactgctgtgccacctgagcaccgagAAGTCCTCTTTCTAGAAGTCTACAAGATTTTAGATTCATGTTGACATTTGCCATTTTTTACAGATCCCACTT
The sequence above is drawn from the Trichomycterus rosablanca isolate fTriRos1 chromosome 14, fTriRos1.hap1, whole genome shotgun sequence genome and encodes:
- the LOC134326394 gene encoding stonin-1; protein product: MSSMNHPTNWVTFGDESTPIPSPQKSLHSPSSNSGSIPRPSGLKLTLPPLGNTARRLSSTQESPHLHFSFNGSSCVPSNTPMCTPVKETPTGSSPFNYGSLGQPDFFMSFPSTSTGISSIDTQLSSDVSSVFPAFQDDVGHFSPFFDNTMHKSDSESSSSDSEPDSSLPRFFIRSKDGYEPSQDHLHNSYSYICHKLEQLKAKEGQEKGNTEKEKIQRKDLSEDTDVGRGLSSFVPQGLFLSQRRHGWPLMLRIPEKKNRMSSRHWGPIYLQLLPGAVLQMYYVKGLEKPFKEFQLNSNCSLSGPKLESYGEPRKIATLKIEHVSYVERKRYNPKSEGAHEPEVEQLLKFGTTDYRDIEDLLVSLEEELMRLPGPLKQQKHYEEQDLSLHISDHVWMRVDKNGASLECAAITRIHCLAFINGAGECFLALNDLGLLRKDSSYGSEENETWMEIADYHFHKSVREPEYEDTRLIKFSPPDACRVELMRYRTVSLGCADMPFSVKAIVTVQGAYIELQAFLNKQSAFPISVGNLETQTLCENVLIQVPLPGDWIKVPRTVSLLQKSLKARMNRNACLGSVNIPDSHPVMQVTVGTVKYENVYEAIVWRIDKLPAKNIAVDHPHSLSCKLELASDQEIPTDWFPYITMECEVTDTVVSQTRVKSLGTESDIQPQKHVTYRSYYHCQVEVEKKVIAIESQKPSSCATQ